Proteins encoded in a region of the Mercenaria mercenaria strain notata chromosome 1, MADL_Memer_1, whole genome shotgun sequence genome:
- the LOC123535451 gene encoding putative OPA3-like protein CG13603, which produces MPFPLAKLVALGLRQASRHVANFVKVKAKDNETFRKILVKSAGWYHTIQTKSRLDILGMGKVKKVTPLSEQAAIDLGVEILGDTVVIVCALAIYILIEARSSKHKEHEEELKEEEMRSLKELVVFQSIELETQGAKLREFERILNGSTMYSKTSERVVAEFSQNEQDSVKT; this is translated from the exons ATGCCTTTTCCACTTGCAAAATTAGTTGCTTTGGGTTTGAGACAGGCCAGTAGACACGTTGCAAATTTTGTCAAGGTTAAAGCAAAAGATAATGAGACCTTCAGAAAAATTCTAGTGAAATCGGCGGGct GGTACCATACTATACAAACAAAGTCCCGGCTGGACATTCTTGGTATGGGCAAGGTTAAAAAGGTCACACCTTTGTCTGAACAGGCTGCCATAGATCTTGGAGTGGAAATTCTTGGCGACACTGTTGTGATAGTATGTGCTTtagcaatatatatattaatcgaAGCTAGATCATCTAAACATAAAGAACACGAAGAAGAATTAAAAGAAGAAGAGATGAGAAGTCTGAAAGAACTGGTTGTATTTCAAAGCATTGAACTTGAAACACAAGGTGCTAAATTAAGAGAATTTGAGCGAATTCTAAATGGATCTACCATGTATTCAAAAACTTCTGAACGTGTTGTGGCAGAATTTTCTCAAAATGAACAGGATTCAGTAAAGACTTGA